The candidate division WOR-3 bacterium genome has a window encoding:
- a CDS encoding VOC family protein — translation MADLINWFEIPVNDFDRAAEFYGRILNGEVIKEDFAGTMMGFLPMEGDGIGGAISKAEGFEPSDEGTLVYFNCGEDLAPTLERIESAGGKVVVPKTLISPEIGYFAIFIDTEGNKLALHSKK, via the coding sequence ATGGCTGATCTTATCAACTGGTTCGAGATTCCGGTGAATGATTTCGACAGGGCTGCGGAATTCTACGGAAGAATATTGAATGGTGAAGTGATAAAAGAGGATTTTGCGGGGACAATGATGGGTTTTCTTCCCATGGAAGGCGACGGAATCGGAGGAGCCATTTCAAAAGCAGAGGGTTTTGAACCTTCTGATGAGGGTACGCTGGTCTACTTCAACTGCGGGGAAGACCTCGCACCTACACTGGAAAGAATTGAATCTGCCGGTGGAAAAGTTGTTGTTCCCAAAACATTGATATCCCCTGAAATAGGTTATTTCGCGATATTTATAGACACCGAAGGAAATAAATTAGCCCTGCATTCTAAGAAATAG